A genomic segment from Aspergillus puulaauensis MK2 DNA, chromosome 1, nearly complete sequence encodes:
- a CDS encoding uncharacterized protein (COG:S;~EggNog:ENOG410PN1K), whose translation MPPPRKITNYFKRPAFASAAIGTRSKSPGEDPAPQSSPQSSPLTELSSQLLPSLLRAAGDEPADNDPAPQSSFQSAETGTSFNSAQRMMKNGKEVVISSDGDESDSAGSLESPDDLLARFLTPKSPVTTKERAGDDNETTQPDRKNPKHNSVVRTESAPRKYKNSLENLVRQAVSDNETEVGIAKLRASLNDESDRNTDSGPDKASNLNEGVLASAIDDGNDDSMGLQRLLDAVRRTEAFDLGKSWSFFDLQTPLPPGPDFPRECVSPRTYLGVLREPDSRVRAFYSGIIDFALSRELLPDELVKWIFHSIPSEPRDSLRHAYGRALKRIPAERMRALIRPSDVDVLFWQLSARPEALATSEAVVPDAHPNSNASDSQAQHHIALISVLNVFRDSAKLFAGDTRNHILGILLRLPLDASLTRNTVICSEIERTITAVLDAVTDDSADELATNVCDNLYATLKDAELQSRLLEHIAPVNDWIATLRRRLAYIFLTGDPLVDAGSQDRTAEIKRIINILKDPRYDVKRYKRKDQPEYDYGALRAITTFLNIIIDSGWSETQFPDKGAEDEFNNEVDVLADRIKKVFTAIEDSGASHLKRTLAKEALETLHYRVVYSVRTKPRPKKTYFGEYESQQKTQNILKFVKKKEVVILSDKSGS comes from the exons ATCTCTGCTACGCGCAGCAGGTGATGAGCCAGCTGATAATGACCCAGCACCACAATCGAGCTTCCAAAGTGCCGAAACAGGAACATCGTTTAACTCGGCGCAGCGCATGATGAAGAATGGAAAGGAGGTCGTCATCAGTTCCGATGGCGATGAGTCCGACTCAGCAGGGTCTCTTGAGTCGCCGGACGATCTTTTGGCAAGGTTTTTAACTCCAAAATCCCCGGTGACAACAAAAGAGCGCGCTGGCGATGACAACGAAACGACACAGCCTGACCGGAAGAACCCAAAACATAATAGCGTCGTAAGGACTGAGTCTGCGCCTCGAAAATACAAGAATTCGTTGGAAAATCTCGTCAGACAGGCGGTTTCTGACAACGAGACTGAAGTTGGTATCGCGAAACTGAGGGCATCATTGAATGATGAATCTGACCGTAATACCGATAGCGGCCCGGACAAAGCGAGTAATTTGAATGAGGGTGTTCTCGCATCTGCGATTGATGATGGGAATGATGATAGCATGGGGCTTCAACGACTGCTAGATGCTGTGCGGCGAACGGAGGCTTTTGACTTAGGAAAATCTTGGTCATTTTTTGACCTTCAGACACCCCTACCCCCCGGCCCAGATTTTCCACGCGAGTGTGTTTCCCCCAGGACGTACCTAGGTGTGCTACGAG AGCCCGATTCTCGGGTACGAGCTTTCTATTCCGGAATCATTGATTTTGCCCTGTCTAGGGAACTCCTACCTGATGAATTGGTCAAGTGGATATTTCATTCCA TACCATCCGAGCCTCGGGATAGTCTGAGGCATGCTTATGGGAGAGCACTGAAG CGCATTCCGGCGGAACGCATGAGGGCACTCATACGGCCAAGCGATGTTGATGTTCTCTTTTGGCAGTTGAGCGCTAGGCCTGAGGCGTTAGCTACGTCTGAAGCGGTTGTGCCGGACGCTCACCCTAACA GCAATGCCTCGGACTCACAAGCTCAACATCATATAGCTTTGATATCCGTCCTGAATGTCTTCCGTGATTCAGCAAAGCT ATTCGCTGGCGATACCCGGAATCACATTCTGGGTATTCTTCTCCGTCTTCCACTCGATGCTTCCTTGACTCGCAATACAGTCATATGTTCGGAAATCGAAAGAACCATCACGGCTGTGCTCGACGCTGTCACTGATGATTCAGCTGATGAGTTG GCAACTAATGTCTGTGACAATTTATACGCCACTCTAAAAGATGCAGAGCTACAAAGTCGCCTTCTGGAACACATCGCCCCAGTGAACGACTGGATTGCAACATTAAGGCGTCGTCTCGCATACATCTTCCTGACAGGCGATCCGTTAGTCGATGCTGGATCCCAGGACAGGACGGCCGAAATTAAAAGAATCATTAATATCCTCAAAGATCCTCGTTACGATGTGAAGCGGTATAAAAGGAAAGACCAGCCTGAATACGACTACGGCGCACTAAGGGCCATCACCACATTTCTCAATATTATCATTGACTCTGGGTGGTCCGAGACCCAGTTTCCTGATAAAGGCGCAGAGGACGAATTCAATAACGAAGTGGACGTTCTTGCTGACAGGATTAAGAAGGTCTTTACTGCTATTGAAGATTCCGGTGCGTCTCATCTTAAGCGCACTCTCGCGAAGGAGGCCTTAGAGACTCTGCACTATCGCGTCGTCTACTCTGTCAGAACGAAGCCACGTCCGAAGAAGACCTACTTTGGCGAATACGAATCACAGCAAAAGACCCAGAATATCCTCAAATTTGTcaagaagaaagaggtgGTGATTTTAAGCGATAAATCTGGATCTTGA
- the VMA4 gene encoding H(+)-transporting V1 sector ATPase subunit E (BUSCO:EOG09264OML;~COG:C;~EggNog:ENOG410PJA9;~InterPro:IPR002842,IPR038495;~PFAM:PF01991;~go_component: GO:0033178 - proton-transporting two-sector ATPase complex, catalytic domain [Evidence IEA];~go_function: GO:0046961 - proton-transporting ATPase activity, rotational mechanism [Evidence IEA];~go_process: GO:1902600 - proton transmembrane transport [Evidence IEA]), with product MSQSHALSDDQVAGELRKMTAFIRQEALEKGREIQLKADEEFAIEKSKLVRQETAAIDTQYEKKFKQAAMSQQITRSTLANRTRLRVLSSRQDLLDDLFQKARGEISNIASKDAKKYQAVLQALILEGLYALNEANVDVRGRKKDKDAINKAIGEAEKEFKKTVGKEVKVNLNEDESLPDDNAGGVVIVGGQGKIEINNTFEERLRLLEIDALPVVRETLFGKNVNRRFHD from the exons ATGTCACAAAGTCATGCTCTCTCGGATGATCAG GTGGCGGGCGAGCTCCGCAAGATGACTGCGTTCATCCGGCAGGAAGCTCTCGAGAAAGGTCGCGAGATTCAACTCAAGGCCGACGAGGAATTCGCCATTGAGAAATCCAAGCTCGTCCGCCAGGAAACTGCCGCAATCGACACCCAGTACGAGAAGAAGTTCAAGCAGGCCGCCATGTCCCAACAGATCACCCGCTCCACCCTCGCCAACCGCACTCGTCTTCGTGTCCTCTCCTCTCGCCAGGATCTCCTGGACGATCTATTCCAAAAAGCCCGTGGCGAAATTTCGAACATCGCCTCCAAAGACGCCAAGAAGTACCAAGCTGTGTTGCAGGCCCTGATTCTGGAAGGTCTTTATGCTCTGAACGAGGCGAACGTGGATGTTCGTGGGCGGAAGAAGGATAAGGATGCTATTAATAAGGCGATCGGtgaagcggagaaggagTTCAAGAAAACCGTTGGTAAGGAAGTTAAGGTCAACTTGAACGAGGATGAGTCGCTGCCAGACGACAA CGCTGGCGGAGTGGTCATTGTTGGTGGCCAAGGCAAGATCGAAATCAACAACACTTTCGAGGAACGACTGCGGCTACTCGAAATCGATGCCCTCCCTGTCGTGAGGGAGACGCTTTTTGGTAAGAACGTCAACCGGCGGTTCCATGACTAG
- a CDS encoding DUF803 domain protein (COG:S;~EggNog:ENOG410PIYS;~InterPro:IPR008521;~PFAM:PF05653;~TransMembrane:9 (o12-33i59-79o85-105i112-133o153-173i206-225o245-264i276-297o303-325i);~go_component: GO:0016021 - integral component of membrane [Evidence IEA];~go_function: GO:0015095 - magnesium ion transmembrane transporter activity [Evidence IEA];~go_process: GO:0015693 - magnesium ion transport [Evidence IEA]), with product MGNLGGLSPQGSVAIGVLVGLISTSLQAIGLTLQRKSHILEDGKHPYESRRPPYKRRRWQLGMFMFVVSNIVGSTIQITTLPLPVLSTLQASGLVFNTIFATLILGEAFTRYSLIGTLLVCGGAILIAVFGAIGEPAHTLDQLLELLRGWGFILWVAATAVLSVVIFAGSKLLKAITSPRSKHPILRNSYTPHLNITHSRVRLIRGLCYGLISGILSAHSLLLAKSAVELLVRTIVDRHNQFNRWQSWIILLSMIGLALLQLYYLHRGLKLCSTSVLYPFVFCIYNIIAILDGLIYFRQMSRLTGFHAGLIALGTVVLLAGVLCLSWRLEDVDSHAPIAAAGPSQTAIGPGMAAIDENTESPLRLELEDEENRLGEREPLLRSTNTFHEYHRQRAPSLPLYSTMSKRASASSNLDPTSIWAELDDSDVEATNDTGARSSLLTRFSVDPIQNRPRSKSNAPRLPSGWGPRRTPHSVHEARNKPRRTSLSGTEHALLLPKRRTPVQPAAANNRDQQPASTGYGTSFDTSHNPLIPQESDQPQYSDTARDRLLAGSRNALGVWRTGIQYLARLTGTSIQRRQERGEPLAREREPPDPEANPINRHAPDQ from the exons ATGGGCAATCTTGGTGGCCTGTCGCCGCAGGGGAGTGTCGCG ATCGGGGTTCTTGTCGGGTTGATCTCGACTAGCCTCCAAGCGATCGGACTGACCCTCCAGCGCAAGTCGCATATTCTTGAAGATGGAAAACACCCATACGAATCACGGAGACCTCCCTACAAGCGGCGACGATGGCAG CTGGGAATGTTCATGTTTGTTGTTTCAAACATCGTCGGGAGTACAATCCAGATCACAACACTTCCGCTTCCTGTGCTTTCGACGCTTCAAGCA TCGGGCCTCGTCTTCAATACCATTTTTGCTACGTTGATCCTCGGAGAAGCCTTCACTCGATACTCATTGATCGGTACCCTTCTGGTGTGTGGCGGCGCAATTCTGATCGCGGTCTTTGGTGCTATCGGAGAGCCAGCGCACACCCTTGATCAACTCctcgagcttctccgtgGCTGGGGATTTATCCTCTGGGTGGCCGCGACAGCTGTGTTGTCAGTAGTCATTTTCGCCGGATCGAAACTCCTCAAAGCCATCACTTCCCCTCGATCGAAACACCCTATACTCCGAAATTCGTATACACCACACCTGAATATCACGCATAGCCGTGTCCGTCTCATACGTGGGTTATGTTACGGTCTGATAAGCGGCATTCTCTCTGCCCACTCGCTGCTCTTAGCCAAGTCGGCCGTGGAGTTACTCGTCCGGACAATCGTGGATCGCCATAATCAATTCAATCGCTGGCAGTCGTGGATAATTCTGCTTTCTATGATCGGACTTGCTCTCCTGCAATTGTATTACCTTCATCGAGGTTTGAAGCTTTGCAGTACCAGTGTTCTCTACCCGTTCGTCTTCTGCATTtacaacatcatcgccatcttaGACGGTCTAATATACTTTCGCCAAATGTCCCGGCTCACGGGCTTCCATGCCGGACTCATCGCCTTAGGTACAGTAGTCCTTCTGGCCGGTGTCCTCTGCCTATCTTGGCGATTAGAGGACGTTGACAGCCATGCACCCATAGCAGCCGCCGGTCCATCCCAAACGGCCATAGGGCCCGGAATGGCCGCTATTGACGAAAACACAGAATCTCCTCTCAGGCTGGAACtagaggatgaagagaacCGCCTCGGAGAACGAGAACCCTTGCTTCGCTCAACCAACACCTTCCATGAATACCACCGCCAGCGAGCACCTAGTCTCCCATTATACTCAACAATGTCCAAACgagcctccgcctcctccaacctGGACCCAACTTCCATCTGGGCCGAGTTGGATGACTCTGACGTGGAGGCAACAAATGACACGGGTGCACGATCGTCCCTCCTCACCAGGTTCTCAGTCGACCCAATCCAAAACCGCCCGCGGAGCAAAAGCAACGCGCCGCGTCTCCCATCGGGCTGGGGCCCACGTCGGACTCCCCACTCTGTTCACGAGGCTCGCAACAAACCTAGAAGAACATCCCTTTCGGGCACCGAGCatgcccttctcctccccaaacGGCGAACACCAGTCCAACCCGCAGCTGCTAATAATAGAGACCAACAACCCGCCTCCACCGGATACGGGACTTCCTTCGACACTTCACACAATCCACTAATTCCTCAAGAATCAGATCAACCGCAGTACTCGGACACCGCCCGAGACCGTCTCCTCGCAGGCTCGAGGAACGCCCTAGGGGTTTGGCGAACAGGCATACAGTACCTAGCTCGTCTAACCGGGACTAGTATTCAGAGAAGGCAAGAGAGAGGGGAGCCGCTAGCCCGTGAACGAGAACCACCCGACCCGGAAGCAAACCCAATCAACAGGCATGCGCCAGACCAGTAA
- the MCM1 gene encoding transcription factor of the MADS box (COG:K;~EggNog:ENOG410PPRB;~InterPro:IPR036879,IPR033897,IPR002100;~PFAM:PF00319;~go_function: GO:0000981 - DNA-binding transcription factor activity, RNA polymerase II-specific [Evidence IEA];~go_function: GO:0000987 - cis-regulatory region sequence-specific DNA binding [Evidence IEA];~go_function: GO:0003677 - DNA binding [Evidence IEA];~go_function: GO:0046983 - protein dimerization activity [Evidence IEA];~go_process: GO:0045944 - positive regulation of transcription by RNA polymerase II [Evidence IEA]) encodes MADITAVGEENPSPTQDELQQAAGNGAADNRGTKRSRMSADDDDDDEDKPGRERRKIEIKFIQDKSRRHITFSKRKAGIMKKAYELSVLTGTQVLLLVVSETGLVYTFTTPKLQPLVTKPEGKNLIQACLNAPDPTANENGVDAPDVPAETPEDVSHSNVNAQQSSIPRPAGMHPGYMTNEQQQQMAYYQNLQQQQQAGGQYPGMPVGNRMPTQHQPTA; translated from the exons ATGGCCGACATCACCGCTGTTGGTGAGGAGAACCCTTCGCCCACTCAGGACGAGCTGCAACAGGCCGCCGGTAACGGCGCCGCTGACAACCGCGGTACCAAGCGCTCTCGCATGagcgccgacgacgacgatgatgacgaggataaGCCCGGTCGCGAGCGCAGAAAGATTGAGATCAAGTTCATCCAGGATAAGTCGCGTCGCCACATTACGTTCTCCAAGCGGAAGGCGGGTATCATGAAGAAG GCATACGAACTCTCCGTCCTTACTGGAACCCAAGTCCTTCTCCTGGTCGTGTCCGAGACCGGTCTCGTCTACACTTTCACAACTCCCAAGCTGCAGCCATTGGTGACGAAGCCCGAAGGAAAGAACCTTATCCAG GCCTGCCTCAACGCTCCCGACCCCACTGCCAACGAAAATGGCGTCGATGCCCCCGATGTTCCCGCTGAGACTCCCGAAGATGTGAGCCACAGCAACGTCAATGCCCAGCAGTCGAGTATCCCTCGACCTGCGGGTATGCACCCAGGCTACATGACAAAcgagcaacagcagcaaatggCCTATTATCAAaatctccagcaacagcagcaggctggTGGGCAATACCCTGGAATGCCCGTTGGCAACCGGATGCCCACTCAGCATCAACCCACTGCGTAA